A genomic window from Micromonospora violae includes:
- a CDS encoding serine hydrolase, producing MVATTGPATADGTGREPTAESHEPGLEPTPERAPTSEVSWLSFPGGVFAVDSLGHTVRYRACDGDTGRVADPNMLVAAGVASGVVVVGGTAYRYRVPLVGRSQGTLEVIQRHRPPTTLTGVVVTSPQPPTDPVAGARLFPLSGQLARVVADASLNPAGATVRDLSGRYGDQQIAVNGSLRPKAASVIKLWILVELLRRVDCGQAFLDDGVLVTPQDVVGGTGQLQFETFPQVVTLHRLAQYLIKYSDNVAANVLITYLGGFAPVNALIDSMNQRSTILARRMLDSAAAQRGEENYTSPDDVVSLLGAVWNAEILTPASRDLMIQFMREQTLNTKIPAALPPGVPVAHKTGDLPDASHDVGYYLIPGTETAVAFLTAGPMATGDETVRRMARTVYDFLVTPADGAVEE from the coding sequence GTGGTCGCGACGACCGGGCCGGCCACCGCGGACGGCACGGGCCGCGAGCCCACCGCGGAGAGCCACGAGCCCGGGTTGGAACCGACGCCGGAGCGGGCGCCGACCAGCGAGGTGTCCTGGCTGTCGTTTCCCGGCGGGGTGTTCGCGGTGGACTCGCTCGGGCACACCGTGCGCTACCGCGCCTGCGACGGCGACACCGGCCGGGTCGCTGACCCGAACATGCTCGTCGCCGCCGGGGTGGCCAGCGGCGTGGTCGTCGTCGGCGGCACGGCCTACCGCTACCGGGTGCCGCTGGTCGGGCGCAGCCAGGGCACGCTGGAGGTGATCCAACGGCACCGCCCGCCGACGACGCTGACCGGCGTGGTGGTCACCAGTCCGCAGCCGCCCACCGACCCGGTCGCCGGGGCCCGACTGTTCCCGCTCAGCGGGCAACTCGCCCGGGTGGTCGCCGACGCGAGCCTCAACCCGGCCGGGGCCACCGTCCGCGACCTGTCCGGCCGCTACGGCGACCAGCAGATCGCCGTCAACGGATCGCTGCGCCCCAAGGCGGCCAGCGTCATCAAGCTGTGGATCCTCGTCGAGCTGCTGCGTCGCGTCGACTGTGGACAGGCCTTCCTCGACGACGGGGTGCTGGTCACCCCCCAGGACGTGGTCGGCGGCACCGGTCAACTGCAGTTCGAGACATTCCCGCAGGTGGTCACCCTGCACCGGCTCGCCCAGTACCTGATCAAGTACAGCGACAACGTGGCCGCGAACGTGCTGATCACCTACCTCGGGGGATTCGCCCCGGTCAACGCGCTCATCGACTCGATGAACCAACGGTCCACCATCCTGGCCCGCCGGATGCTCGACAGCGCGGCCGCGCAACGCGGCGAGGAGAACTACACCAGCCCCGACGACGTGGTGTCCCTGCTCGGCGCGGTCTGGAACGCTGAGATCCTCACCCCCGCCTCCCGCGACCTGATGATCCAGTTCATGCGGGAGCAGACCCTGAACACGAAGATCCCGGCGGCGTTGCCGCCCGGCGTGCCGGTGGCCCACAAGACCGGTGACCTGCCCGACGCGTCACACGACGTCGGCTACTACCTGATCCCCGGCACCGAGACCGCCGTCGCGTTCCTCACCGCCGGGCCCATGGCCACCGGTGACGAGACGGTCCGGCGGATGGCCCGCACCGTCTACGACTTCCTGGTCACCCCGGCCGACGGGGCGGTCGAGGAGTGA
- a CDS encoding gluconokinase → MPATTRPGVVIGVDIGTTSTKAVAYDTDGRQLGSHLADYPLDNPQPGYAEQDPHLIHDAVLRTISIVVAELVQPVAGLSFGSAMHSLIGLDPDGNPLTPSVTWADSRSTRQAERLRAAPSGLALHRRTGTPIHPMSPLPKLLWFAEQEPKLFQRVAHWVSIKDWVLLRLCGRLVTDHSIASATGLLDIHKLEWDPEALSIAGITAEQLPQLVATTAVLPTLTPQTAAETGLPEHTPVVVGAGDGPLANLGLGAVHPGMVACSIGTSGAMRVMVERPGVDPLGGVFCYALTDQRWAVGGAINNGGIALKWTGTALAPDLGEHAEEELVAVAARAPVGSGGLIMLPYLHSERAPHWSALPRGAYVGLTHAHRREHLIRAALEGVCQQLALVLSSVRAAGNEVREIRAGGGFARSGLWRQMLADVLGMPVSFPTAHEGSGFGAALLGMEALGLIPSIDVAADLVQIEETVRPDPAAAATYAALLPLFAELYDALTPTFASLRRMAPGLPTGPEPPT, encoded by the coding sequence GTGCCGGCAACCACGCGGCCCGGGGTGGTGATCGGGGTCGACATCGGCACCACCAGCACGAAGGCCGTCGCGTACGACACCGACGGGCGGCAGCTCGGCAGCCACCTGGCCGACTACCCCCTGGACAACCCGCAACCCGGCTACGCCGAGCAGGACCCGCACCTCATCCACGACGCGGTGCTCAGGACGATCAGCATCGTCGTGGCCGAGTTGGTCCAGCCGGTGGCCGGGCTGTCGTTCGGCTCCGCCATGCACAGCCTGATCGGGCTGGACCCGGACGGCAATCCCCTCACCCCGTCGGTGACCTGGGCCGACTCCCGGTCGACCCGACAGGCCGAGCGGTTACGGGCGGCACCGTCGGGGCTGGCCCTGCACCGACGTACCGGCACACCGATCCATCCGATGTCACCGCTGCCCAAGCTGCTCTGGTTCGCCGAGCAGGAACCGAAACTCTTTCAGCGGGTGGCGCACTGGGTGAGCATCAAGGACTGGGTGCTGCTGCGGCTCTGCGGCAGGCTGGTCACCGACCATTCGATCGCCTCGGCCACCGGCCTGCTCGACATCCACAAGCTGGAGTGGGACCCCGAGGCGCTGAGCATCGCCGGCATCACCGCGGAACAACTCCCGCAGCTCGTCGCGACCACTGCGGTGCTGCCCACCCTCACCCCGCAGACCGCGGCCGAGACCGGGCTGCCGGAGCACACTCCGGTGGTGGTCGGCGCGGGCGACGGACCACTGGCGAACCTGGGCCTGGGCGCGGTGCACCCCGGCATGGTGGCCTGCTCGATCGGCACCAGCGGCGCGATGCGGGTGATGGTCGAGCGGCCCGGAGTGGACCCGCTCGGCGGGGTGTTCTGCTACGCGCTGACCGACCAGCGCTGGGCGGTCGGCGGCGCAATCAACAACGGCGGGATCGCGCTCAAGTGGACCGGCACGGCGCTCGCCCCGGACCTGGGCGAGCACGCCGAGGAGGAGCTGGTCGCCGTGGCGGCCCGCGCGCCGGTCGGCTCGGGCGGGCTCATCATGCTGCCGTACCTGCACAGCGAACGGGCACCACACTGGAGCGCCCTGCCGCGTGGCGCGTACGTCGGGTTGACCCACGCGCACCGCCGCGAACACCTGATCCGGGCCGCGCTGGAGGGTGTCTGTCAGCAGCTCGCGCTGGTGCTCAGCTCGGTGCGCGCCGCCGGCAACGAGGTCCGCGAGATCCGGGCCGGTGGCGGTTTCGCCCGCAGCGGGCTGTGGCGGCAGATGCTCGCCGACGTGCTCGGCATGCCGGTGAGCTTCCCGACCGCGCACGAGGGGTCGGGCTTCGGCGCTGCGCTGCTCGGCATGGAGGCGCTCGGGCTGATCCCCAGCATCGACGTCGCCGCCGACCTGGTGCAGATCGAGGAGACGGTCCGCCCCGACCCGGCCGCCGCCGCCACCTACGCCGCGCTGCTGCCGCTCTTCGCCGAGCTGTACGACGCCCTCACGCCCACCTTCGCCTCGCTCCGCCGGATGGCCCCCGGCCTGCCCACCGGCCCGGAACCGCCAACCTGA
- a CDS encoding WapI family immunity protein, which produces MEIRSDDGARVRLRPVGYQPGIDPPDDPDGGATGWHDWLLIEVDARTADGQTWSHHYPSLMVEEARALGGWLHGQATAALGANAAPALVRFTEPNLALRSRVLRRRRLELIVEFSAESLPPWMRRPSTAIYPLILTVSADALVAAAEQWAEHCSAYPPRTQSRFPARDPMTDRRRAG; this is translated from the coding sequence GTGGAGATCCGGTCTGACGATGGCGCGCGGGTGCGGCTACGCCCCGTCGGCTACCAGCCCGGCATCGACCCGCCCGACGACCCTGACGGGGGCGCGACCGGCTGGCACGACTGGCTGCTGATCGAGGTGGACGCCCGCACCGCCGACGGTCAGACCTGGTCGCACCACTACCCGAGCCTGATGGTCGAGGAGGCCCGTGCGCTCGGCGGCTGGCTGCACGGCCAAGCCACCGCCGCCCTCGGGGCCAACGCCGCACCGGCGTTGGTCCGGTTCACCGAACCCAACCTGGCCCTGCGCAGCCGGGTGCTGCGTCGCCGCCGGCTGGAACTGATCGTGGAGTTCTCCGCCGAGTCGCTGCCACCGTGGATGCGCCGCCCGTCCACCGCGATCTACCCGCTGATCCTCACCGTCTCCGCGGACGCCCTGGTCGCCGCCGCCGAGCAGTGGGCCGAACACTGTTCGGCGTACCCGCCGCGGACCCAGTCGCGGTTCCCGGCTCGCGACCCGATGACCGACCGGCGGCGAGCCGGCTGA
- a CDS encoding epoxide hydrolase family protein — MSFSSFRIDVPDAVLDDLRARLARTRFTDRSGNQPWQGGVDPDYLRDLVSYWHDGFDWPARQAELNAYPQHLAVVGGRKLHFLHVRAARPAGAPAPLPLILSHGWPSSFVEMLPLVDRLTDPDRPGGAFDVVVPSLPGFGFSEVPDEPVTRAMLARTLHELMTDVLGYERYGAFGGDVGGVVTGWLGALYPEQVAGIHMIHPPFPASFDARPLSAAEQAYLDAEAAYDETDGGYSAIMGTRPDTLAAALADSPAGLAAWIVDKYRDWSDNHGDLANSIDRDTLLTIITLYWVTGTIGSSFRQYADFDHNTPRPMITVPAAFTVSTEPSQAGMPRSIAERACLDIRHWSEPGRGGHFMPLEEPDLLADEMRKFFTSLRP; from the coding sequence ATGTCTTTCTCTTCCTTCCGCATCGACGTACCCGATGCGGTCCTCGACGACCTACGGGCCCGACTGGCCCGGACCCGATTCACCGACCGCAGCGGCAACCAGCCGTGGCAGGGCGGTGTCGACCCCGACTACCTGCGGGACCTGGTGTCCTACTGGCACGACGGCTTCGACTGGCCCGCTCGCCAAGCCGAACTCAACGCGTACCCCCAGCACCTGGCCGTCGTCGGCGGCCGGAAGCTGCATTTCCTGCATGTCCGGGCCGCGCGCCCGGCGGGTGCGCCCGCGCCGTTGCCGTTGATCCTCAGCCACGGCTGGCCCAGCAGCTTCGTCGAGATGCTGCCGCTGGTCGACCGACTGACCGACCCTGACCGGCCCGGCGGCGCGTTCGACGTGGTGGTGCCCTCGCTGCCCGGCTTCGGCTTCTCGGAGGTCCCGGACGAGCCGGTCACCCGGGCGATGCTGGCCCGGACGCTGCACGAGCTGATGACCGACGTGCTCGGCTACGAGCGCTACGGTGCCTTCGGCGGCGACGTCGGGGGAGTGGTCACCGGTTGGCTCGGTGCCCTGTACCCGGAACAGGTGGCCGGCATCCACATGATCCACCCACCGTTCCCCGCCAGCTTCGACGCCCGTCCACTGTCGGCGGCCGAACAGGCGTACCTGGACGCCGAAGCCGCGTACGACGAGACCGACGGCGGCTACAGCGCCATCATGGGCACCCGCCCGGACACCCTCGCGGCGGCGCTCGCCGACTCGCCCGCCGGGTTGGCTGCCTGGATCGTCGACAAGTACCGGGACTGGAGCGACAACCACGGTGACCTGGCGAACAGCATCGACCGGGACACCCTGCTGACCATCATCACGCTCTACTGGGTGACCGGCACGATCGGTTCGTCGTTTCGGCAGTACGCCGACTTCGACCACAACACCCCACGGCCGATGATCACCGTGCCCGCCGCGTTCACGGTGAGCACCGAACCCTCGCAGGCCGGCATGCCCCGCTCGATCGCCGAGCGGGCCTGCCTCGACATCCGGCACTGGAGCGAGCCGGGCCGGGGCGGGCACTTCATGCCACTTGAGGAGCCGGACCTGCTCGCCGATGAGATGAGGAAGTTCTTCACCTCGCTGCGCCCGTAG
- a CDS encoding VOC family protein, protein MEQRISLITLGVADVARAKAFYEQLGWRGQEVEETVFFQAGGLAVVLWGRDKLAEDAGIEGPGTGAMTLAQNVRSRAEVDEVIAMAARAGATVTKPAEETFYGGYAGYFADLDGHLWEIAWNPGFALAEDGSLTVPDFSAMN, encoded by the coding sequence ATGGAGCAGCGGATCAGCCTGATCACCTTGGGAGTCGCGGACGTAGCTCGCGCGAAGGCGTTCTACGAGCAGCTCGGCTGGCGGGGCCAGGAGGTCGAGGAGACAGTCTTCTTCCAGGCCGGCGGCCTGGCGGTCGTCCTGTGGGGCCGCGACAAGCTGGCCGAAGACGCCGGCATCGAAGGGCCGGGGACTGGTGCGATGACCCTCGCGCAGAACGTCCGCTCCCGGGCCGAGGTCGACGAGGTGATCGCCATGGCGGCGAGGGCCGGTGCCACGGTGACCAAGCCGGCTGAGGAGACCTTCTACGGCGGTTACGCCGGCTACTTCGCCGACCTGGACGGTCACCTCTGGGAGATCGCCTGGAATCCGGGCTTCGCCCTCGCCGAGGACGGCAGTCTCACCGTCCCCGATTTCAGCGCCATGAACTGA
- a CDS encoding type II toxin-antitoxin system RelE/ParE family toxin, with protein MELEPEVREWLEELPTADFARAAFYIDLLAGRGVLLGEPHSRQLDGKLRELRFYLERDAVRVTYWIASDRRIILLTVFRKTRMREDREVERARRAFERCVAERHIVNEGAER; from the coding sequence GTGGAGCTGGAACCAGAGGTCCGAGAGTGGCTGGAGGAACTACCAACTGCCGACTTCGCCCGCGCGGCGTTCTACATCGATCTTCTTGCTGGCCGGGGTGTGCTGCTAGGAGAGCCGCACAGCAGACAGCTTGATGGCAAATTGCGAGAGCTGCGGTTTTATCTGGAGCGCGACGCGGTCCGCGTGACGTACTGGATAGCTTCCGACCGGAGAATCATCCTGCTCACGGTGTTCCGCAAGACGCGAATGCGGGAGGACCGGGAAGTCGAGCGGGCTCGCCGCGCGTTCGAGCGGTGCGTGGCGGAGCGGCACATCGTGAACGAGGGGGCAGAGCGATGA
- a CDS encoding helix-turn-helix domain-containing protein → MSDRLDWNDLRERRMAEPGAAETYEATRIAFELGQEVRHLREGHGWSQSQLARAAGMTQSAVARFEAGGTVPTLPVLERLARALDRRLDVRFASNVDAA, encoded by the coding sequence ATGAGTGATCGCCTGGACTGGAACGACCTGCGTGAGCGCCGGATGGCGGAGCCGGGAGCGGCCGAGACCTACGAGGCCACCCGGATCGCCTTCGAGCTTGGGCAGGAGGTGCGCCACCTGCGCGAAGGGCATGGCTGGAGTCAAAGCCAGTTGGCGCGCGCCGCCGGCATGACTCAGTCTGCGGTGGCCCGCTTCGAAGCGGGTGGGACCGTACCGACCCTGCCGGTCCTGGAGCGTCTGGCCCGGGCCCTGGACCGAAGGCTGGACGTCAGGTTCGCTTCGAACGTGGACGCGGCTTGA
- a CDS encoding alpha/beta fold hydrolase: protein MREFLTVGGRKLSYLDFGGPGHPLLALHGHYNEASAFAPLAEALAPRWRVIALDQRGHGASDRAESYERDDYVADVAAFHQHLNVGPAAVLGHSLGGVNAYQYASRHADRVTALIVEDIGAVVDCDWSFTTRLPRPAPSRDALASALGGAAPYLECSFRESKDGWGFSFDIDDTVASQKALNGDHWTDWEAVTCPTLLIRGTRSDELMADHAREMIARRPDQARLVELPAGHVVHHDAQAQFAAAVSAFLSQLP from the coding sequence ATGCGGGAGTTCCTCACGGTTGGCGGTCGGAAGCTCTCGTACCTGGACTTTGGTGGTCCGGGTCATCCGCTCCTGGCTCTGCACGGGCACTACAACGAGGCGTCCGCTTTCGCGCCGCTGGCTGAGGCGTTGGCGCCGCGATGGCGGGTGATCGCGCTCGATCAGCGGGGGCATGGGGCGTCCGACCGTGCCGAGAGCTATGAGCGGGACGACTACGTTGCCGACGTCGCCGCGTTCCACCAGCATCTGAACGTGGGCCCCGCTGCGGTGCTGGGCCACTCACTCGGCGGGGTGAACGCCTACCAGTACGCCAGCCGGCACGCCGACCGGGTCACCGCGCTGATCGTCGAGGACATCGGCGCGGTCGTCGACTGCGACTGGTCGTTCACCACCAGGCTTCCTCGCCCGGCACCATCCCGCGATGCGCTGGCCTCGGCGCTGGGTGGGGCGGCTCCCTATCTGGAGTGCTCCTTCCGGGAGTCGAAAGACGGCTGGGGCTTCTCCTTCGACATCGATGACACGGTGGCGTCCCAGAAAGCGCTCAACGGTGACCACTGGACGGACTGGGAAGCGGTGACCTGCCCTACCCTTCTGATCCGCGGAACACGCAGCGATGAACTGATGGCAGACCACGCTCGCGAGATGATCGCCCGTCGCCCCGATCAGGCCCGGCTTGTCGAGCTGCCAGCAGGTCACGTCGTGCATCACGATGCGCAAGCGCAGTTCGCCGCTGCGGTCAGTGCCTTCCTGTCCCAGCTTCCCTAG
- a CDS encoding DUF3427 domain-containing protein — translation MTDLERGVYEHLITRELANQLQHVDPALVQHHKLDPADAHTALARHIATLAARALQSVPSGDDKLHHQVEMANRIADAITALSPKAATEQDQVTDAKHLLHAIAAPPTPPALPAFPQRPTTPLSTGALLVNGRHQPRIGHEVNHEMASAESVDLLCAFIKWYGLRVVEHAIRDLIARGGKVRVITTTYLGATDQRALDRLAELGAEVKVSYETRTTRLHAKAWLFRRSNGTTTAYVGSSNLSKTALVDGVEWNVRISNIEQPHVIDTFTATFEDYWNDPAFEAYDAARDAERLRQALTGERRDESPTEISNIDVRPYPYQAEILADLDAERLVHGRWRNLVVMATGTGKTVVAALDYRRLHRSNRVDSLLFVAHQEQILRQSLSTFRQVMGDGSFGETLVAGEKPNGWKHVFASIQSLHRREVDPEAYDMVIVDEFHHAEAPTYTRLLERLRPRVLLGLTATPDRADGGDVRRWFDGRAAVELHLWDALERQLLSPFQYFGLHDDVDLSHLAWKRGQGYDPAELDTVYTGNHARARSVLRAVRDKVDVGRMRALGFCVSIGHAEFMARWFNDHGVPSAAVTSRAGTDRAGLLRDFKAGKLRVLFTVDLFNEGVDLPMVDTILMLRPTESATIFLQQLGRGLRLDDDKPCLTVLDFIGGQHANFRFDLRWRALTGVSRRAVTEAVRDDFPGLPSGCHVELDRVAKDVVLANLKSALPTSKAGLVAELRQLGDVSLATFLRETGLEIEDVYRSASIGGWTGLRRLAGIETSAPGPDDRELGRAIGRMLHTDDTDRLELLTKVAAGPPAPGQQVYAGSSRLLDMLHFSLWGPTAPLTTRDERLARLWKEPARCAELRQVAEVLRDRIHRVTPTAAPSAVPLRVHARYSRNEACAAFGMTNPGSLREGVKWLPDAQADLFFVTLVKSEAHYSPTTMYADRAITDTLFQWESQSTTSAASATGQRYTSGGSTVHLFVRETRVADRDLGAPPYLYAGTMTYESHTGDRPMRVLWQLDHALPADVYATARTIAA, via the coding sequence ATGACGGATCTTGAGCGGGGTGTTTACGAACACCTCATCACTCGCGAGCTGGCTAACCAGCTCCAACACGTCGACCCCGCCCTGGTCCAGCACCACAAACTCGACCCCGCCGACGCGCACACCGCCCTCGCCCGGCACATCGCCACCCTGGCCGCCCGCGCTCTCCAATCCGTGCCGAGCGGTGACGACAAGCTCCACCACCAGGTCGAGATGGCGAACCGGATCGCCGACGCCATCACCGCCCTCAGCCCAAAGGCCGCGACTGAACAGGACCAGGTGACTGACGCCAAGCACCTGCTCCACGCCATCGCCGCCCCACCAACCCCACCGGCTCTGCCGGCTTTCCCGCAGCGCCCCACCACGCCCCTCTCCACCGGGGCGTTGCTGGTCAACGGCCGTCACCAGCCCCGCATCGGCCATGAGGTGAACCACGAGATGGCCTCGGCGGAGAGCGTCGACCTGCTCTGCGCGTTCATCAAGTGGTACGGCCTGCGCGTCGTCGAGCACGCCATCCGCGACCTGATCGCCCGGGGTGGCAAGGTCCGGGTCATCACCACCACCTACCTCGGGGCGACCGATCAGCGGGCGCTCGACCGACTCGCCGAGCTGGGCGCCGAGGTCAAGGTGTCGTACGAGACGCGGACCACTCGGCTGCACGCCAAGGCGTGGCTGTTCCGCCGCAGCAACGGCACCACCACTGCATACGTCGGATCGTCCAACCTGTCGAAGACCGCGCTGGTGGATGGCGTGGAGTGGAACGTGCGCATCTCGAACATCGAGCAGCCGCACGTCATCGACACGTTCACCGCGACGTTCGAGGACTACTGGAACGATCCGGCTTTCGAGGCGTACGACGCGGCCAGGGACGCCGAGCGGCTACGGCAGGCACTCACCGGAGAACGCCGCGATGAGTCACCGACCGAGATCTCGAACATCGACGTGCGCCCGTACCCGTACCAGGCGGAGATCCTGGCCGACCTGGACGCCGAGCGGCTGGTCCACGGACGCTGGCGCAACCTGGTGGTGATGGCGACCGGCACGGGCAAGACCGTGGTCGCTGCACTGGACTACCGGCGGCTGCACCGCAGCAACAGGGTGGACTCACTGCTCTTCGTCGCTCATCAGGAGCAGATCCTGCGGCAGAGCCTGTCGACGTTCCGGCAGGTCATGGGCGATGGCAGCTTCGGTGAGACGCTGGTCGCGGGCGAGAAGCCGAACGGCTGGAAGCACGTCTTCGCCTCCATCCAGTCGCTGCACCGCCGCGAGGTCGACCCCGAGGCGTACGACATGGTGATCGTGGACGAGTTCCACCACGCCGAGGCGCCCACATACACGCGGCTGTTGGAGCGGCTGCGTCCCCGCGTACTCCTCGGCCTGACGGCGACCCCCGACCGCGCGGACGGCGGCGACGTGCGCCGGTGGTTCGACGGGCGCGCGGCCGTTGAGCTGCACCTGTGGGACGCGTTGGAGCGGCAGTTGTTGTCACCGTTCCAATATTTCGGGCTCCACGACGACGTGGACCTGTCGCACCTCGCCTGGAAACGCGGCCAGGGCTACGACCCGGCGGAGCTGGACACCGTTTACACCGGCAACCACGCACGGGCGCGGTCGGTGCTGCGCGCGGTCCGCGACAAGGTGGACGTCGGGCGGATGCGGGCGCTCGGGTTCTGCGTGAGCATCGGGCACGCCGAGTTCATGGCCAGGTGGTTCAACGACCACGGCGTGCCGTCCGCAGCGGTGACCTCGCGGGCCGGCACCGATCGGGCCGGGCTGTTGCGCGACTTCAAGGCCGGCAAGCTGCGGGTGCTCTTCACCGTGGACCTGTTCAACGAGGGCGTCGACCTGCCGATGGTCGACACGATCCTGATGTTGCGGCCCACCGAGAGCGCCACGATCTTCCTGCAACAGCTCGGTCGTGGCCTGCGTCTCGACGACGACAAGCCGTGCCTCACGGTGCTCGACTTCATCGGCGGGCAACACGCCAACTTCCGCTTCGACCTGCGCTGGCGTGCGTTGACCGGGGTCAGCCGGCGGGCGGTCACCGAGGCGGTCCGCGACGACTTCCCGGGCTTGCCGAGCGGCTGCCACGTCGAGCTGGACCGGGTGGCAAAGGATGTCGTGCTCGCCAACCTGAAGAGCGCGCTGCCCACCTCGAAAGCCGGCCTGGTGGCCGAGCTGCGGCAACTCGGCGACGTCAGCCTGGCGACGTTCCTGCGCGAGACCGGCCTCGAAATCGAGGACGTCTACCGGTCGGCCAGCATCGGCGGCTGGACCGGCCTGCGCCGCCTCGCGGGCATCGAAACGTCCGCGCCCGGTCCGGACGACCGGGAGCTGGGCCGGGCCATCGGCCGCATGCTGCACACCGACGACACCGACCGGCTGGAGCTACTGACGAAGGTCGCGGCCGGACCGCCCGCGCCAGGCCAGCAGGTGTACGCGGGCAGCAGCCGGTTGCTGGACATGCTGCACTTCAGCCTCTGGGGCCCGACCGCACCGCTCACCACCCGCGATGAGCGGCTGGCGCGGCTGTGGAAGGAGCCGGCCCGCTGCGCCGAGTTGCGGCAGGTCGCCGAGGTGCTGCGGGATCGCATCCACCGGGTCACGCCGACCGCCGCCCCGAGTGCGGTGCCGCTTCGGGTGCACGCCCGGTACAGCCGCAACGAAGCATGTGCCGCCTTCGGCATGACCAACCCGGGGTCGCTGCGCGAGGGGGTGAAGTGGCTGCCCGACGCCCAGGCCGACCTGTTCTTCGTCACCCTGGTCAAGTCGGAGGCGCACTACTCCCCCACCACCATGTACGCCGACCGGGCCATCACCGACACGCTCTTTCAATGGGAGTCGCAGAGCACCACGTCGGCGGCGTCGGCGACGGGTCAGCGCTACACGTCGGGCGGGTCGACGGTGCACCTGTTCGTTCGGGAGACCCGCGTCGCCGACCGCGACCTGGGCGCGCCGCCGTACCTGTACGCCGGCACCATGACGTACGAGTCCCACACCGGTGACCGGCCCATGCGCGTCCTGTGGCAGCTTGACCACGCCCTACCCGCCGACGTGTACGCCACGGCCCGGACGATCGCCGCCTAG